From the genome of Streptacidiphilus rugosus AM-16, one region includes:
- a CDS encoding sigma-70 family RNA polymerase sigma factor produces the protein MGEISSASTRRDDPGVPDADLARAQHGDDAAFTRLVSPLRGELRAHCYRMLGSVHDAEDAVQEALVRAWRGLAGFEGRSSLRTWLYTVATRVCLDLVEARGRRAMPVDLGPSSEHAVLDQAPRTDVAWLGPYPDAALPHADPAGPAARYEQREAVELAFVAACQHLPGNQRAALLLFDVLGFSAAEIAAMMATSTTSVNSALARARRVLASRLPARSQQQTLRTLGDPAARRLAADFAGALERGDAAALIALLTEDVTWSMPPLPHWYRGIAAVSDFAIQVPITRCPSWRHKLTTANGQPAVAFYLAADPALPHGAWSIAVLDLREDLIAGITSFLDPDLFGRFGLPTTIG, from the coding sequence ATGGGTGAGATTTCTTCGGCGAGTACCCGGCGTGATGATCCGGGCGTCCCGGACGCCGACCTCGCCCGCGCCCAGCACGGGGACGACGCCGCCTTCACCCGCCTGGTGAGCCCGCTGCGCGGAGAGCTGCGGGCCCACTGCTACCGGATGCTCGGTTCCGTGCACGACGCCGAGGACGCCGTGCAGGAGGCGCTGGTGCGCGCCTGGCGGGGCCTGGCCGGGTTCGAGGGCCGCAGCAGCCTGCGCACCTGGCTGTACACCGTGGCCACCCGGGTCTGCCTCGACCTGGTCGAGGCCCGCGGCCGCCGGGCGATGCCGGTGGACCTGGGCCCGTCGAGCGAGCACGCCGTGCTCGACCAGGCCCCGCGCACCGACGTCGCCTGGCTCGGCCCCTACCCGGACGCCGCGCTGCCGCACGCCGATCCGGCCGGTCCGGCGGCGCGCTACGAGCAGCGGGAGGCCGTCGAGCTCGCCTTCGTCGCCGCCTGTCAGCATCTGCCGGGCAACCAGCGGGCGGCGCTGCTGCTCTTCGACGTCCTCGGATTCTCGGCGGCCGAAATCGCCGCCATGATGGCCACCTCCACCACCTCGGTGAACTCCGCCCTGGCCCGCGCCCGTCGCGTCCTCGCCTCCCGGCTCCCGGCCAGGAGCCAGCAGCAGACCCTGCGCACCCTCGGCGACCCGGCCGCCCGCCGCCTGGCGGCCGACTTCGCGGGCGCGCTGGAGCGCGGCGACGCCGCGGCCCTGATCGCCCTGCTCACGGAGGACGTCACCTGGTCGATGCCGCCGCTGCCGCACTGGTACCGGGGCATCGCCGCGGTCTCCGACTTCGCGATCCAGGTCCCCATCACCCGCTGCCCCAGCTGGCGCCACAAGCTGACCACCGCGAACGGCCAGCCCGCCGTCGCCTTCTACCTCGCGGCCGACCCCGCACTCCCGCACGGCGCCTGGTCCATCGCCGTCCTGGACCTCCGTGAGGATCTCATCGCGGGGATCACCTCGTTCCTGGACCCGGACCTCTTCGGCCGCTTCGGTCTGCCCACCACGATCGGCTGA
- a CDS encoding class II glutamine amidotransferase, which yields MCRWLAYYGSPILLEELVYRPEDSLIDQSRQARLGVETLNGDGVGVGWYPDPPVSADGAPALYRSTIPAWSDTNLKDLAHNVSSPLFFAHIRASTGTPVQQTNCHPFRHGRWLWMHNGLINGYARLKRDLLLALEPARLEDVEGSTDSELMFHLALGFGLEDDPPMAVARMICAVEETAQRHGVADAMQMTVATTDGERMWVFRYSTEGRSRTLFFSTAPETLKRMYPDDVRLADLSPESRIVVSEPLSSLEGAWNEVPEGSCGVIQPGRDELTPLQPYLDRARARS from the coding sequence ATGTGCCGATGGCTGGCCTACTACGGGTCGCCGATCCTGCTCGAGGAGCTGGTCTACCGGCCGGAGGACTCGCTGATCGACCAGAGCCGGCAGGCGCGCCTGGGCGTGGAGACCCTCAACGGCGACGGCGTGGGCGTGGGCTGGTACCCCGACCCGCCCGTCTCCGCCGACGGCGCGCCCGCGCTGTACCGCTCGACGATTCCGGCCTGGAGCGACACGAACCTGAAGGACCTGGCGCACAACGTCAGTTCGCCGCTGTTCTTCGCCCACATCCGCGCCTCGACCGGGACGCCGGTGCAGCAGACCAACTGCCACCCGTTCCGGCACGGGCGGTGGCTGTGGATGCACAACGGCCTGATCAACGGCTACGCCCGACTCAAGCGCGACCTGCTGCTGGCGCTGGAGCCGGCTCGGCTGGAGGACGTCGAGGGCTCCACCGACTCGGAGCTGATGTTCCACCTGGCCCTCGGCTTCGGCCTGGAGGACGACCCGCCCATGGCGGTCGCCCGGATGATCTGCGCGGTGGAGGAGACGGCCCAGCGGCACGGTGTGGCCGACGCGATGCAGATGACGGTGGCGACGACCGACGGCGAGCGGATGTGGGTCTTCCGCTACTCCACCGAAGGCCGGTCGCGCACCCTCTTCTTCAGCACCGCCCCCGAGACCCTGAAGCGGATGTACCCGGACGACGTCAGGCTGGCCGACCTGTCGCCGGAGAGCCGCATCGTGGTCTCCGAACCGCTCAGCTCCCTCGAAGGCGCCTGGAACGAGGTGCCGGAGGGAAGCTGCGGCGTGATCCAGCCCGGCAGGGACGAGTTGACGCCGCTGCAGCCCTATCTGGACCGGGCCAGAGCCCGCAGCTGA
- a CDS encoding VOC family protein, translating into MSSTDRPHAPAWFDISTPDAPRARRFYQDLFGWQVDVIGGDYALVGGVDGRPQGGIGQAGTDSPYTGFVAYFPVDDVDTALARAERLGGSRVLPPTDTPVSRIAVFTDPDGNHVGLVGR; encoded by the coding sequence ATGAGCTCGACCGACCGTCCGCATGCACCCGCCTGGTTCGACATCTCCACCCCCGACGCCCCGCGGGCCCGACGCTTCTACCAGGACCTGTTCGGGTGGCAGGTCGACGTCATCGGCGGGGACTACGCTCTCGTCGGCGGGGTCGACGGCCGGCCGCAGGGCGGGATCGGTCAGGCGGGCACGGACAGTCCTTACACGGGGTTCGTCGCCTACTTCCCTGTCGACGACGTCGACACCGCGCTCGCCCGCGCCGAGCGGCTGGGCGGCAGCCGCGTGCTGCCCCCGACCGACACACCCGTCAGCCGGATCGCGGTGTTCACCGATCCCGACGGCAACCACGTCGGCCTGGTCGGCCGCTGA
- a CDS encoding UDP-glucose dehydrogenase family protein: MRITVIGTGYLGATHAACMAAIGHDVLGVDIDPDRITALTAGQLPFYEPGLGDLLTEQTQTGRLRFTDSYEEAAAFGEVHFVCVGTPQRGDSGAADVSHLDAAIDSLAPHLHRPCLVVGKSTVPVGTAARLAERLATAAPVGAGATLAWNPEFLREGFAVADTLHPDRLVLGVSAQAPQAEAALREVYAPLDPQPPFVVTDLATAELVKVSANAFLATKISFINAMAEVCEATGADVVQLGRALSYDTRIGGRFLGPGVGFGGGCLPKDIRAFQARAEELGVGHALRFLHEVDAINLRRRERVVELTTELCGGGLAGRRIAVWGAAFKPDSDDVRDAPALTVAARLHALGAEVSLYDPKAMDNARKLQPQLGYATDALAAADGAHAVVLLTEWPEFRDLDPAAVAAVVARPVVVDGRNALDRERWERGGWTYRALGRP; encoded by the coding sequence ATGCGGATCACGGTGATAGGCACCGGCTACCTCGGCGCCACCCACGCCGCCTGCATGGCGGCGATCGGACACGACGTGCTGGGCGTGGACATCGACCCGGACCGGATCACCGCCCTGACCGCCGGTCAGCTGCCCTTCTACGAGCCCGGCCTGGGTGACCTGCTCACCGAGCAGACGCAGACGGGGCGGCTGCGGTTCACCGACTCCTACGAGGAGGCCGCCGCCTTCGGCGAGGTCCACTTCGTCTGCGTGGGAACCCCGCAGCGCGGCGACAGCGGCGCCGCGGACGTCAGCCACCTCGACGCCGCGATCGACTCCCTGGCCCCGCACCTGCACCGGCCCTGCCTGGTGGTCGGAAAGTCCACCGTGCCCGTCGGCACCGCCGCCCGGCTCGCCGAACGCCTCGCCACGGCCGCGCCCGTCGGCGCCGGTGCCACGCTCGCCTGGAACCCCGAGTTCCTGCGCGAGGGCTTCGCCGTGGCGGACACCCTGCACCCGGACCGGCTGGTCCTCGGCGTCAGCGCGCAGGCCCCACAGGCCGAGGCGGCGCTGCGCGAGGTCTACGCGCCGCTCGACCCGCAGCCGCCCTTCGTGGTCACCGACCTGGCCACCGCCGAGCTCGTCAAGGTCTCCGCCAACGCCTTCCTCGCCACCAAGATCTCCTTCATCAACGCCATGGCCGAGGTGTGCGAAGCCACCGGCGCGGACGTGGTCCAGCTCGGCAGGGCGCTCTCCTACGACACCCGGATCGGCGGTCGCTTCCTCGGTCCTGGCGTCGGTTTCGGCGGCGGCTGCCTGCCCAAGGACATCCGCGCCTTCCAGGCCCGCGCCGAGGAACTCGGGGTGGGTCACGCCCTGCGGTTCCTCCACGAAGTGGACGCGATCAACCTGCGCCGTCGCGAGCGCGTCGTGGAGCTCACCACCGAGCTGTGCGGAGGCGGACTGGCGGGCCGCCGGATCGCCGTCTGGGGGGCGGCGTTCAAGCCCGACTCCGACGACGTCAGGGACGCGCCCGCGCTGACCGTGGCGGCGCGGCTGCACGCACTCGGCGCCGAGGTGAGCCTCTACGATCCGAAGGCCATGGACAACGCGCGGAAGCTGCAGCCGCAGCTCGGCTACGCCACCGACGCCCTGGCCGCCGCCGACGGCGCGCACGCCGTGGTGCTGCTGACGGAGTGGCCGGAGTTCCGCGATCTCGACCCCGCCGCGGTGGCCGCGGTCGTGGCCCGGCCGGTCGTCGTCGACGGGCGCAACGCCCTCGACCGGGAGCGGTGGGAGCGCGGCGGCTGGACCTACCGGGCGCTCGGACGGCCCTGA
- a CDS encoding maleylpyruvate isomerase family mycothiol-dependent enzyme, translated as MTSPNPTRGTWSLIHAERAALAADLAELTAEQWDTPSLCEGLTVREVLAHLSAGAALNPVRWLAGVVRCRFDFDRQVAMRLAERMGDTPAETLEDFRRVLTSTTRPGVPVTAMLGETIVHGEDIRRPLGIRRDHPVAALSALAAYYQGSDLPVLSRSRVHGLRLTASDGPFAAGDGPEVSGTTLALVMAMAGRADHHHELDGDGVAVLHERHGLGPAQLRALARSR; from the coding sequence ATGACGTCACCGAATCCGACCCGCGGCACCTGGTCGCTGATCCACGCCGAGCGGGCCGCCCTGGCGGCCGACCTCGCGGAGCTCACCGCGGAGCAGTGGGACACCCCGTCCCTCTGCGAAGGGCTCACCGTCCGCGAGGTCCTCGCGCACCTGAGCGCCGGAGCCGCCCTCAATCCCGTGCGGTGGCTGGCCGGGGTGGTCCGCTGCCGCTTCGACTTCGATCGGCAGGTCGCCATGCGGCTGGCGGAGCGCATGGGCGACACCCCGGCCGAGACGCTGGAGGACTTCCGCCGGGTGCTCACCAGCACCACCAGGCCGGGGGTCCCGGTCACGGCGATGCTCGGGGAGACGATCGTGCACGGCGAGGACATCCGCCGACCGCTCGGGATCCGGCGCGACCACCCCGTCGCGGCCCTGAGCGCACTGGCCGCCTACTACCAGGGCTCCGACCTGCCGGTGCTCTCCAGGAGCCGCGTCCACGGACTGCGGCTGACGGCGAGCGACGGCCCCTTCGCCGCGGGCGACGGGCCCGAGGTGTCCGGCACCACCCTCGCGCTGGTCATGGCGATGGCCGGCCGGGCCGACCACCACCACGAGCTCGACGGCGACGGCGTCGCCGTCCTGCACGAGCGCCACGGGCTGGGCCCGGCTCAGCTGCGGGCTCTGGCCCGGTCCAGATAG
- a CDS encoding DUF6325 family protein has product MPEDALMESGPIDYLVVEFPGNRMTGEGLPLLIDLVDRGIIRILDFAFVRKDTDGTVTAMELADFDGDGTLDLAVFEGVSSGLLDEGDLGDAASVLEPGNSAGILIYENTWAGPFAAALRRGGAQVVASGRVPMDDLMRSLEALEALG; this is encoded by the coding sequence ATGCCTGAAGACGCTCTGATGGAGAGCGGACCCATCGACTACCTGGTGGTCGAGTTCCCTGGCAACCGGATGACGGGGGAGGGACTGCCGCTGCTGATCGATCTCGTGGACCGGGGCATCATCCGCATCCTGGACTTCGCCTTCGTGCGCAAGGACACCGACGGGACGGTCACGGCGATGGAGCTCGCCGACTTCGACGGGGACGGCACCTTGGACCTCGCCGTCTTCGAGGGCGTCTCCTCCGGACTGCTGGACGAGGGCGACCTCGGCGACGCGGCCTCCGTGCTGGAGCCCGGGAACTCGGCCGGGATCCTCATCTACGAGAACACCTGGGCGGGCCCGTTCGCCGCGGCCCTGCGCCGGGGCGGCGCCCAGGTGGTCGCCAGCGGCCGGGTGCCGATGGACGACCTGATGCGCTCGCTGGAGGCGCTCGAGGCGCTGGGCTGA